Proteins encoded within one genomic window of Acidovorax sp. 107:
- the purM gene encoding phosphoribosylformylglycinamidine cyclo-ligase — MSSSAPSTPISYKDAGVDIDAGDALVERIKPLAKKTMREGVLAGIGGFGALFEVPKRYQEPVLVSGTDGVGTKLKLAFEWNMHDTVGIDLVAMSVNDVLVQGAEPLFFLDYFACGKLDVDTAAAVVGGIAKGCELSGCALIGGETAEMPGMYPAGEYDLAGFAVGAVEKSKILTGKDVAPGDVVLGLASHGVHSNGFSLVRKCIDRAESQGAVPATLDGKPFKQAIMEPTRLYVKNVLAALAAHPIKALAHITGGGLLENIPRVLPEGTAAHLKKGSWPQTELFAWLQKTAGIDDIEMNRTFNNGIGMVVVVDAANAEATAATLRAAGEQVYAIGTIAARGEGASVVVA; from the coding sequence ATGAGCTCTTCTGCCCCCTCCACCCCCATCTCCTACAAAGACGCCGGCGTTGACATCGACGCGGGCGACGCCCTGGTCGAGCGCATCAAGCCGCTGGCCAAGAAGACCATGCGCGAAGGTGTGCTGGCGGGCATCGGCGGCTTTGGCGCGCTGTTTGAGGTGCCCAAGCGCTACCAGGAGCCCGTGCTGGTCTCCGGCACCGATGGCGTGGGCACCAAGCTCAAGCTGGCGTTTGAATGGAACATGCACGACACCGTGGGCATCGACCTGGTGGCCATGAGCGTGAACGATGTGCTGGTGCAGGGCGCCGAGCCCCTGTTCTTCCTGGACTACTTCGCCTGCGGCAAGCTCGACGTGGACACGGCCGCCGCCGTGGTCGGCGGCATTGCCAAGGGCTGCGAGCTCTCGGGCTGCGCCCTGATCGGTGGCGAAACCGCCGAAATGCCCGGCATGTACCCGGCGGGTGAATACGACCTGGCCGGCTTTGCCGTGGGCGCGGTCGAAAAATCCAAGATCCTGACCGGCAAGGACGTGGCCCCTGGCGACGTAGTGCTGGGCCTGGCCAGCCACGGCGTGCACTCCAACGGCTTCTCGCTGGTGCGCAAGTGCATTGACCGCGCTGAAAGCCAGGGCGCCGTGCCCGCCACGCTGGACGGCAAGCCCTTCAAGCAGGCCATCATGGAACCCACCCGTCTGTACGTGAAAAACGTGCTGGCCGCGCTGGCTGCTCACCCCATCAAGGCCCTGGCCCACATCACTGGCGGCGGCCTGCTGGAGAACATCCCCCGCGTGTTGCCCGAGGGCACCGCCGCCCACCTCAAGAAGGGCAGCTGGCCCCAGACAGAGCTGTTCGCCTGGCTGCAAAAGACCGCCGGCATCGACGACATCGAGATGAACCGCACCTTCAACAACGGCATCGGCATGGTGGTGGTGGTGGATGCGGCCAACGCCGAAGCCACGGCCGCCACGCTGCGCGCTGCGGGCGAGCAGGTGTATGCGATTGGCACGATCGCCGCGCGTGGCGAAGGCGCCTCCGTGGTGGTGGCCTGA
- a CDS encoding MFS transporter, with protein sequence MTAPASPAKRLPASIWALGFVSLLMDVSSEMIHSLLPVFLVTSLGVSMLAVGLIEGAAEATALVLKVFSGVLSDWWGRRKPLAVLGYGLGALSKPLFAIAPTVGLVVTARLIDRVGKGIRGAPRDALVADLAPPGMRGAAFGLRQSLDTVGAFLGPLLAMGLMLLWANDFRAVFWVAVIPAALCVALLLVGVQEPERTACAVRTNPIRRENLRRLGGAYWGVVALGAVFTLARFSEAFLVLRVQQGGLSLAWTPLVLVLMNVVFALGAYPLGKLADSTRHTTLLAWGLVVLIAADALLAFSDRGAVAWLGIALWGLHMAMTQGLLATMVADTAPADLRGTAFGMFNLVSGVALLVASGLAGLLWDRLGASAAFGAGMLFATLALAGVLVQSTWHGRTPKPPATQG encoded by the coding sequence ATGACAGCTCCTGCCTCCCCCGCCAAGCGTCTGCCCGCGAGCATCTGGGCGCTGGGCTTCGTCAGTCTGCTGATGGACGTGTCGTCCGAGATGATCCACAGCCTGCTGCCCGTGTTCCTGGTCACCTCGCTGGGGGTCAGCATGCTGGCCGTGGGCCTCATCGAGGGCGCAGCCGAGGCCACGGCGCTGGTTCTGAAAGTTTTCTCGGGCGTACTGAGCGACTGGTGGGGGCGGCGCAAGCCGCTGGCGGTGCTGGGCTACGGGCTCGGGGCGCTGTCCAAGCCGCTGTTTGCCATCGCGCCCACCGTGGGCCTGGTGGTCACGGCGCGCCTCATCGACCGCGTGGGCAAGGGCATCCGCGGCGCGCCGCGCGATGCGCTGGTGGCCGACCTGGCGCCGCCCGGCATGCGGGGCGCGGCGTTCGGGCTGCGGCAGTCGCTGGACACCGTGGGCGCGTTTCTGGGCCCCTTGCTCGCCATGGGGCTGATGCTGCTGTGGGCCAATGACTTCCGCGCCGTGTTCTGGGTGGCGGTGATTCCGGCCGCCCTGTGTGTGGCCCTGCTGCTGGTGGGCGTGCAAGAGCCCGAACGCACCGCCTGCGCCGTGCGCACCAACCCCATCCGCCGCGAGAACCTGCGACGCCTGGGTGGCGCCTACTGGGGGGTGGTGGCCTTGGGCGCCGTGTTCACGCTGGCCCGCTTTAGCGAGGCGTTTCTGGTGCTGCGCGTGCAGCAGGGCGGCCTGTCCCTGGCCTGGACGCCCCTGGTGCTGGTGCTGATGAACGTGGTGTTTGCGCTGGGTGCCTATCCGCTGGGCAAACTGGCAGACAGCACCCGCCACACCACGCTGCTGGCCTGGGGGCTAGTGGTGCTGATTGCGGCCGATGCGCTGCTGGCCTTCAGCGACCGGGGCGCCGTTGCCTGGCTGGGCATTGCGCTGTGGGGCCTGCACATGGCCATGACGCAGGGGCTGCTGGCCACGATGGTGGCCGACACCGCACCGGCCGACCTACGGGGCACGGCGTTTGGCATGTTCAACCTGGTCAGCGGTGTGGCGCTGCTGGTGGCCAGCGGCCTGGCGGGCCTGCTGTGGGACCGGCTGGGCGCCAGCGCCGCGTTTGGCGCCGGAATGCTGTTTGCCACGCTGGCGCTGGCCGGCGTGCTGGTGCAATCTACCTGGCACGGTCGCACCCCAAAGCCCCCTGCCACACAGGGGTAA
- the hda gene encoding DnaA regulatory inactivator Hda: MKQLALDIGLATGPTLERFFPGPNEAALQHLRLAAGAGSSEATRSPVPTYLWGEPGSGKTHLLQAVRQALREQGSSVGWLDPSVAEPPDFDESWAAVVMDDVHLYSTAQQATAFNWFVNAISPASGSQRWVLAAGDLPPADLPLRDDLRSRLGWGHVFQLQLLGEAERRAVLRQEADARGVFLGDEVMDYMLNRFSRDLGSLMQLLDQLDAFALRTQRAITIPLLKTMLESE; the protein is encoded by the coding sequence ATGAAGCAACTGGCGCTGGACATCGGCCTGGCCACCGGGCCGACTCTGGAGCGTTTTTTCCCCGGACCCAATGAGGCCGCGCTGCAGCACCTGCGCCTGGCCGCCGGGGCAGGCAGCAGCGAAGCCACCCGTTCCCCGGTCCCCACCTACCTGTGGGGCGAACCGGGCAGCGGCAAGACCCATTTGCTGCAGGCCGTGCGCCAGGCCCTGCGCGAGCAGGGCTCCAGCGTGGGCTGGCTCGACCCCTCGGTGGCCGAGCCGCCGGATTTTGATGAAAGCTGGGCCGCCGTCGTCATGGACGACGTGCACCTGTACAGCACCGCCCAGCAGGCCACCGCCTTCAACTGGTTCGTCAACGCCATCAGCCCCGCCAGCGGCAGCCAGCGCTGGGTGCTGGCTGCGGGCGATCTGCCCCCCGCCGACCTGCCGCTGCGCGACGACCTGCGCAGCCGCCTGGGCTGGGGCCATGTGTTCCAGCTGCAGCTGCTGGGCGAGGCCGAGCGCCGCGCTGTGCTGCGCCAGGAGGCCGACGCCCGCGGCGTGTTTCTGGGCGATGAAGTCATGGATTACATGCTCAACCGCTTTTCGCGCGACCTGGGCAGCCTCATGCAGCTGCTGGACCAGCTCGACGCGTTTGCCTTGCGCACCCAGCGCGCCATCACGATTCCGTTGCTCAAGACGATGCTCGAATCGGAGTGA
- a CDS encoding HAD family phosphatase, translating into MTSEPRRLRLALFDLDHTLLPLDSDYEWGEFTIRIGWNDPVEFARRNDEFYAHYQAGTLDVHDYVRFATEAVRLRGPEAAAVAHQQFMREVISPAIKPQALELIRQHQAAGDEVLIVTATNEFVTTPIAQALGVPQLLAVQLVRDASGWYTGEIDGIPTMREGKVRRMEQWLAERQLSWADVESTFYSDSMNDVPLLEKVNHPVATNPDPRLRALAQERGWRILDLFAAPTGQDAS; encoded by the coding sequence ATGACTTCTGAACCTCGCCGCCTGCGGCTTGCGCTGTTTGACCTGGACCACACGCTACTGCCGCTCGACTCCGACTACGAGTGGGGCGAGTTCACCATCCGCATCGGCTGGAACGACCCGGTGGAGTTCGCGCGCCGCAACGACGAGTTCTATGCCCATTACCAGGCCGGCACGCTCGACGTCCACGACTACGTGCGCTTTGCCACCGAGGCCGTGCGCCTGCGTGGGCCCGAGGCCGCAGCGGTGGCGCACCAGCAATTCATGCGCGAGGTCATCAGCCCGGCCATCAAACCCCAGGCGCTCGAACTGATCCGCCAGCACCAGGCGGCGGGCGACGAGGTGCTGATCGTCACCGCCACCAACGAGTTCGTGACCACGCCCATCGCCCAGGCACTGGGTGTGCCGCAGCTGCTGGCCGTGCAGCTGGTGCGCGATGCCAGTGGCTGGTACACCGGCGAGATCGACGGTATCCCCACCATGCGCGAAGGCAAGGTGCGCCGCATGGAACAATGGCTGGCCGAGCGGCAGCTCAGCTGGGCCGATGTGGAGAGCACGTTCTACAGCGACTCCATGAACGACGTGCCCCTGCTGGAAAAGGTGAACCACCCGGTCGCCACCAATCCCGACCCACGCCTGCGCGCCCTCGCCCAGGAGCGCGGCTGGCGCATACTGGACCTGTTCGCGGCCCCCACAGGCCAGGATGCCTCCTGA
- the pcnB gene encoding polynucleotide adenylyltransferase PcnB produces the protein MIKKFIDKLLGKSTPGASGGKPHFGKREEVPASVHGINPDLVDRRAAEVVQTLKDAGFEAYIVGGAVRDLLLGLRPKDFDVATNATPEQVKGLFRRAFIIGKRFRIVHVVHGRGREHEVIEVSTFRAYLDNAAAGQVAGNEKTSKAQLSSMQHAVDASGRVLRDNVWGPQDEDATRRDFTVNAMYYDPVSQVVVDYHKGLQDAKKKTLRMIGDPATRYREDPVRIIRAVRFAAKLSPLGFSIDAKSAAPLVQSQALLAEVPQSRMFDEMLKLLQTGHAIATIEQLRKLGMAKGIYPLLDVAVERADTPFVKAALVDTDRRVNEGKPVAPSFLLACVLWEDVRNGWQERLNQRQHPLPALQEAIDEVFDKRIGDVSGRGKLAADMREIWVMQPRFEKRVGNTPFGMVMQPRFRAGFDFMRLRADVGEVEEALAEWWQDFQAADDERRDDLMDQAKEEQKARQKVQPVVKRVPRAAPAADPRRVPRADGSAPVAAGSDAGPADGDTEFPSDGAAPKKRRRRRRKPGGGEGAAPATAGE, from the coding sequence ATGATCAAGAAGTTCATCGACAAACTGCTGGGCAAATCGACGCCTGGAGCCTCGGGCGGCAAGCCCCACTTCGGCAAGCGCGAAGAGGTGCCGGCCTCGGTGCACGGCATCAACCCCGATCTGGTGGACCGCCGTGCCGCCGAGGTGGTGCAGACGCTCAAGGACGCGGGCTTCGAGGCCTACATCGTGGGCGGCGCCGTGCGCGACCTGCTGCTGGGCCTGCGCCCCAAGGACTTCGACGTGGCCACCAACGCCACGCCCGAGCAGGTCAAGGGCCTGTTCCGCCGCGCCTTCATCATCGGCAAGCGCTTTCGCATCGTGCACGTGGTGCACGGCCGGGGGCGTGAGCACGAGGTGATCGAGGTCTCGACCTTCCGTGCCTACCTCGACAACGCCGCCGCGGGCCAGGTGGCGGGCAACGAAAAGACCAGCAAGGCGCAGCTGTCCAGCATGCAGCATGCCGTGGACGCCAGCGGCCGCGTGCTGCGTGACAACGTCTGGGGCCCGCAGGACGAAGATGCGACGCGCCGCGACTTCACCGTGAACGCCATGTACTACGACCCGGTGAGCCAGGTCGTGGTGGACTACCACAAGGGTTTGCAGGACGCCAAGAAGAAGACGCTGCGCATGATTGGTGACCCCGCCACACGCTACCGCGAAGACCCGGTGCGCATCATCCGCGCGGTGCGCTTTGCCGCCAAGCTCAGCCCGCTGGGGTTCAGCATCGACGCCAAGTCGGCAGCGCCCCTGGTGCAGTCGCAGGCACTGCTGGCCGAGGTGCCCCAGAGCCGCATGTTTGACGAAATGCTCAAGCTGCTGCAGACGGGCCACGCCATTGCCACCATCGAGCAACTGCGCAAGCTGGGCATGGCCAAGGGCATTTACCCGTTGCTCGATGTGGCGGTGGAGCGTGCCGACACCCCGTTCGTCAAAGCCGCTCTGGTGGACACCGACCGCCGCGTGAACGAAGGCAAGCCCGTGGCCCCCAGCTTCTTGCTGGCCTGCGTGCTGTGGGAAGACGTGCGCAATGGCTGGCAGGAGCGCCTGAACCAGCGCCAGCACCCGCTGCCCGCGCTGCAGGAGGCCATCGACGAGGTGTTCGACAAGCGCATCGGCGACGTGTCGGGCCGGGGCAAGCTCGCAGCCGACATGCGCGAGATCTGGGTCATGCAGCCGCGCTTTGAAAAGCGCGTGGGCAATACGCCGTTCGGCATGGTGATGCAGCCGCGCTTCAGGGCCGGGTTCGACTTCATGCGTCTGCGTGCCGATGTGGGCGAGGTGGAAGAAGCGCTGGCCGAGTGGTGGCAGGACTTCCAGGCCGCCGACGACGAGCGCCGTGATGACCTGATGGACCAGGCCAAGGAAGAGCAGAAGGCGCGCCAGAAAGTGCAGCCTGTGGTCAAGCGCGTACCCCGCGCCGCACCCGCGGCCGATCCGCGCCGTGTGCCCCGTGCCGATGGCTCGGCGCCGGTCGCTGCTGGGTCGGATGCTGGGCCCGCGGACGGCGACACCGAATTCCCCTCAGACGGTGCTGCCCCCAAGAAGCGCCGCCGCCGCCGTCGCAAGCCGGGTGGTGGCGAAGGCGCCGCCCCCGCCACTGCGGGCGAGTGA
- the folK gene encoding 2-amino-4-hydroxy-6-hydroxymethyldihydropteridine diphosphokinase: MSDAEGGAPRATPAVSVFIGLGANLGDREATLRAALAAIGRLPGTQLLRVSPLYGSAPVDAGGPDYLNAVAEATTTLAPEALLQALQSIEQAAGRERPYRNAPRTLDLDILWFGDCVMDTPALTVPHPRMAERAFVLRPLADLVPDRVAASALSGVADQSIRCIAKADWVDSPD, encoded by the coding sequence ATGAGCGATGCCGAGGGTGGCGCCCCGCGGGCAACCCCTGCGGTTTCCGTATTTATCGGCCTGGGCGCCAACCTGGGGGACCGGGAAGCCACCCTGCGCGCGGCCTTGGCCGCCATCGGCCGGTTGCCCGGGACGCAGCTTCTGCGTGTATCGCCCCTCTACGGCAGCGCGCCGGTCGATGCCGGTGGCCCGGACTACCTGAATGCTGTGGCCGAAGCAACCACCACCCTCGCGCCCGAGGCCCTGCTGCAGGCATTGCAATCCATCGAACAAGCCGCGGGCCGCGAGCGCCCCTACCGCAACGCCCCGCGCACGCTGGATCTGGACATCCTGTGGTTTGGCGACTGTGTGATGGACACCCCCGCACTCACCGTGCCCCACCCCCGCATGGCCGAGCGTGCGTTTGTGTTGCGCCCCCTGGCCGACCTGGTGCCGGATCGGGTGGCGGCGTCCGCCTTGTCCGGGGTGGCAGACCAGTCCATTCGCTGCATTGCAAAGGCCGATTGGGTAGATTCTCCTGATTGA
- a CDS encoding glycosyltransferase family 2 protein: MRTLQSISCVIPCYNEAENLERLLPLVCEALARLAPRWEIVLVDDGSSDGTAERLREWTLQPGVRGVRLSRNFGKEAALTAGLQVAAGDVVATMDADLQHPPALLDSFVRHWRAGADVVYAVRKHRETESAFKRLGVRWFYRLINGADRFEVPPGAGDFRLMDRKVVDALLALPERNRFMKGLYAWVGFEAVAIPYVPDARVHGHSHFSPIRMIRLALDGLTAFTVWPLRAVIALGFVLALLAFGYGAYLTVTYFLYGHDVSGWTTIVVSLMLFAGIQLVSLGVVGEYVGRIYEEVKRRPLYVVESDLGRGLGAFHE; the protein is encoded by the coding sequence CTGCGCACCCTGCAGTCCATCAGCTGCGTGATCCCATGCTACAACGAAGCCGAAAATCTGGAGCGCCTGCTGCCGTTGGTGTGCGAAGCGCTGGCCAGGTTGGCCCCGCGGTGGGAGATCGTGCTGGTCGATGACGGTAGCTCGGACGGCACCGCCGAGCGCCTGCGGGAATGGACGCTCCAGCCTGGCGTGCGGGGGGTGCGGCTGTCGCGCAACTTTGGCAAAGAAGCTGCGCTCACGGCCGGTCTGCAGGTCGCTGCGGGCGACGTGGTGGCGACGATGGATGCGGACCTTCAGCATCCCCCTGCCTTGCTGGATAGCTTCGTGCGCCACTGGCGCGCCGGGGCCGACGTGGTGTACGCAGTGCGCAAGCACCGCGAGACCGAGAGTGCCTTCAAGCGCTTGGGGGTACGCTGGTTTTACCGCCTGATCAATGGAGCAGACCGGTTTGAGGTGCCGCCCGGCGCAGGGGATTTCCGCTTGATGGATCGCAAGGTGGTGGATGCACTGCTGGCGCTACCGGAGCGCAATCGGTTCATGAAGGGTTTGTACGCCTGGGTGGGATTTGAGGCAGTGGCAATACCCTATGTGCCTGATGCCAGGGTTCACGGACACAGTCATTTCAGTCCGATCCGCATGATCCGGTTGGCGTTGGATGGTTTGACGGCTTTCACCGTGTGGCCACTGCGTGCGGTGATTGCGCTGGGTTTTGTGTTGGCGCTGCTGGCGTTTGGCTATGGTGCGTACCTCACGGTCACCTACTTCCTGTACGGCCACGACGTGAGTGGCTGGACCACCATTGTTGTGAGTCTGATGCTGTTTGCCGGTATCCAGTTGGTTTCCCTGGGTGTGGTCGGTGAGTATGTGGGGCGCATCTACGAGGAAGTGAAGCGACGGCCGTTGTATGTCGTGGAGTCCGATTTGGGTCGTGGTTTGGGGGCGTTCCATGAATGA
- a CDS encoding glycosyltransferase family 39 protein: protein MNDWKRSGGLRDGVLVAALILFWLAATAWARPLMLPDEGRYVSVAWEMLRSGDWLTPTLNGLPFFHKPPLFYWITGAALSVGGLTEIAARAASIAGATLGALSLYLFTRHWCGLASARRALWVLLAQPLFFVGGQFANLDMLVAGCITATILALAHAALCFEQGLAYRRALLLAYGLSALGVLAKGLIGFVIPAMVVGFWLVLRRRWRTVWALMSPTGAMLFLLGAAPWFLAMQQRFDGFLHYFFVVQHFQRFAAGGFNNVQPAWFYPVVLALMSLPCLLWSRSLLTQRYFVGIAAVSPQHAAVRQLMGLAVFCVVLFFSMPQSKLLGYIFPAVAPLAWLMADASGASATGASRQRWWWATLAFSAVLGLGVVAGLVWDQRHSTRNLGLALREYRADGEPVYFIRSYHYDVPFYARLQDPVVVVDDWDDPEIALRDNWRKEMSDAGGFSRQRAEQLLMTPVALPAALCRQPVSWVVASEALRKRYDFLAQAEAVLTLRGETLWRVDVRQPAQLSALRCAGTPNGG, encoded by the coding sequence ATGAATGATTGGAAGCGTTCGGGCGGACTGCGTGATGGAGTGCTTGTCGCCGCGTTGATTCTTTTTTGGCTGGCTGCCACTGCATGGGCGCGTCCCTTGATGCTGCCCGACGAGGGGCGGTATGTCTCGGTGGCCTGGGAGATGCTGCGTTCTGGTGATTGGCTGACACCGACGCTCAACGGCTTGCCCTTCTTCCACAAGCCACCCCTGTTTTATTGGATCACTGGCGCAGCGTTGTCGGTGGGAGGATTGACAGAGATTGCCGCCCGTGCGGCATCCATTGCTGGAGCGACCTTGGGCGCATTGTCTTTGTACCTCTTCACAAGGCACTGGTGTGGTTTGGCATCGGCACGGCGTGCCTTGTGGGTGCTCTTGGCTCAGCCTCTGTTTTTTGTGGGCGGGCAGTTCGCCAACCTTGACATGCTGGTAGCCGGCTGTATCACCGCCACGATCCTGGCGTTGGCCCATGCAGCCTTGTGTTTTGAGCAAGGGCTTGCTTACCGCAGGGCCTTGCTGCTGGCCTATGGCCTGTCCGCCTTGGGCGTTTTGGCCAAGGGGCTGATCGGCTTTGTGATACCTGCCATGGTGGTGGGCTTCTGGCTGGTGTTGCGCAGACGCTGGCGCACGGTCTGGGCGCTCATGTCCCCAACGGGGGCGATGCTGTTTTTGCTGGGGGCAGCCCCCTGGTTTCTTGCCATGCAGCAGCGTTTCGATGGCTTCCTGCACTATTTTTTTGTGGTGCAGCATTTCCAGCGCTTTGCAGCCGGCGGGTTCAACAACGTACAACCTGCATGGTTTTACCCCGTGGTTTTGGCGCTGATGAGTTTGCCTTGTCTGCTGTGGAGCCGCAGCTTGCTGACGCAGAGGTACTTTGTGGGGATAGCTGCGGTATCGCCTCAGCATGCCGCAGTGCGCCAGTTGATGGGGCTGGCGGTGTTTTGCGTGGTGTTGTTCTTTTCAATGCCGCAATCCAAGTTGCTAGGCTATATCTTCCCTGCCGTTGCTCCCTTGGCGTGGCTGATGGCCGACGCCAGCGGGGCATCAGCCACGGGAGCTTCACGCCAGCGCTGGTGGTGGGCCACTCTCGCGTTCAGTGCAGTGTTGGGGCTGGGTGTGGTGGCAGGGTTGGTGTGGGATCAACGCCATTCCACCCGCAACCTTGGGCTTGCTCTGCGCGAGTACCGGGCTGACGGCGAGCCCGTGTATTTCATTCGGAGCTATCACTACGACGTACCGTTCTATGCGCGTCTGCAAGACCCTGTGGTGGTGGTTGATGATTGGGATGATCCAGAAATTGCATTGCGCGATAACTGGCGCAAGGAGATGTCGGATGCAGGCGGATTCTCTCGCCAGCGCGCAGAACAGTTGCTGATGACGCCAGTAGCGCTGCCTGCGGCGCTTTGCCGCCAGCCGGTCAGCTGGGTGGTAGCGTCTGAGGCATTGCGCAAGCGCTACGATTTTCTGGCGCAAGCAGAAGCGGTGCTCACCTTGCGTGGGGAAACCCTGTGGCGCGTCGATGTGCGCCAGCCCGCACAGCTCAGCGCTCTGCGCTGCGCAGGAACGCCCAATGGCGGCTGA